Genomic DNA from Oryza sativa Japonica Group chromosome 5, ASM3414082v1:
ttagcggcgaccattggagacggtgtatcggttgctaaggcgcaacgTCTTtggacggttgtagtcgggccgtgaatGTCGTCTTCATCCAATCaagttatcccttacctctcatcgaaagatcgggccacaaaccctagcgggttcgcatcaCACACCACCAGCGGCGATGACGGCGCCCTCCAGGGCGggcgggggcagcggcggcggcgccctccagTGCGGGCGGGGGAagtgtcggcggcgacggcgccctccGGGGTAGGCAGGggaaccggcggcggcgggagcagcggcgggcgTGGCGAGTAGCGGGCGCTCGTGCGcgggccggccgcctcgcctcgcctcgccgccgccgcctcattcCCCGCTGCTCGCctcctttgccgccgccgccgtcgctgcagcTCGTCATGTTCCTCGCCTGGGTGGGGAAGCTCGTCGGCGTCATGGTGTTGCCGCTTTACCTTACTACCTTGAGATCCCCTCCGCGACGACGTCTCGCTCATCAACCCGTCCAGCTGCTCGCGTCCGCCGTCGCCCACCGCCAGTCCGCCCCCGTGCGCCGCTCGTCGCTAGCccaccgccgtcctccgccccttgcgccgccgcccaccgctaGTCCGCCCCCACGCGCCGCTCGCGCTCCCGGCTCCCCATCACCGTGCagattgagagagagagtgtgaagatagagagagaggaagagaggaaggagaggtatgacaggtgggtcccactatttttttagaaagaaaatgctgaccggattgccacgcgtacgccacgtaggacaaaaccgctgtgaattggatcgaggggggtaattcgtctagTATTGAAAGTTCAGAGTGAGCAATGACTGGTTTTCGAGTTTAGAGGGTAATTCGGCCGACCGCAAttgttcagggggtaattcgtgcTTTTTTCTTAACAGTACCGTACTCGCCGCACCAAACAAACCAAGCAAACCGTACGTTAACATAACACTGCTATGCGCCTATGCAGGGGACGGGTGGCAATCGACCTGCGTTACTGGGTGGCAATCGTTACTGCGTGTCTGCGCCTCTGCGGCTGCGGCCAGCACTTATCTGCGCCAGGTCGATCACCATTCACCAATCACCATACGCGGCCCGATCCGGATTAAGTGCGAGGAAGGCTAGAAAGGTGTTTCTTGTCCCCCTCCTTTCGTGGCCAACGACTTCGACTTCCGTTCACGCGGAAGCACATGGAGCAGCACTGCACTGCAGCTCCTCCATTTTTCCCGCGGCTGATCACTGCGGCCCCGCAGCTCAGCGTCATGGAGGACCTTCGACACTTCGTGGTCTAGGGCCAAATGCTGGAGGGGCCGATTGATTTGAGCTTTAATCAACGTGGTAGAAAGCCCGAAGCGTATACAAATCTCTATCTCATATCTTTTTTACCGTAATCTCGTGTATACCTAAGTACCAATGTATCCCATACATTATAGATACCATAGACGGGTAAAACCCATCGACAAAATCCCCAACGACGattagattaattaatttttagaaTCCAATGAcgattaacaaaaaaaaagtagtagacAGGCTGTAAAGGAGTACGGTCCTAGTGGTTGACAAGATTtctaaaaggcaaaaaaaaaaagaacccaaACCATAAtaagtttgatttttaaaatcctaaTGAAAGTGGTGCAAGAGACGGGCAGTAAAGGAATATAATGATAACAGTTGACAGGGCttctaaaagttataaaaatgaaacataATGAGACAattaactctaaaaactataatcCCTTTGAAGAATAAAAAGAAGTCGTGTCAGGCCAAGCAAGGAAATAAAGAGGCGGCAAAAAAACTAAGAGATGGCGGCTGATGCgatttttaaaaactataaaattaaaaacccgATGATGATAAGGTtcgatattttaaaattataacaCAATGAGATgactatttaacaaattttaaagaaaACAATGTATAAAAAGTTAGATAGTTTTGTATAGTACTATCCACGTAATTGCGCGGATCACCCAACTAGTCTATAGTGTTATTTTGGTTTTCTTAAGCATTGTGAAGGAGTAGGCAGCGAACAAGCTGTGAAGGAGTAGGGTCGCGACGGTTGATAAgatttttaaaaagtaaaagaGAACCCTAATGATAACCAGGTTTGATTTTTATAATCCCAATAAGAGTGGGTGTAGCAGATGGGCCATAAAGAAATACAATGACAACATTAACCAGACagtaaaaattataaaaataaaatttaacgAGACAATAAACGCTAAAAACTAAAAGGTTTAATTTTTAAAGGACCAAGATGAATAAAGAAAAGTCGTGGTAGGCCAGAAAATAAAGAGACGGCGAAGAACTAAGAGATGGTGGGTAACATGActtttagaaaatataaaattagaaacatgaTGATAATAAGGTTTGACATTTTAAAATTAGTATAAGACAATAAGATGACtatttaaaatgttttaaacaagaccatgtataaaaaaattagatagTTTTGTATAGTATTAGCCGCGTAACTGCACGGACCACTAGCTAGTCTATAATGTTATTAAGGTTTTCTTAAGCATTGTGCAGTACTAATTAAGAACAGTTGTACGACCAACTGATTTGAATGTTGATCAATGTGGTCCGATACCATGGGCATGTTTAATTAGTTCGCTACTGTTTCTAACGTTATTAAAGTTGTTTTTGGCATTATCAAGTACTAAGAACAATTCTATCTAACACATGTGTATCCTAGAGCTATGTCTGGAACGTATTGATCATCATACTTATCTAAAATAGCCTACCCAAAAACACAACCTTATCGAACACAACACCAAATTTGTTATACCAATCACTTCCTCAGTCCCCTAAATGACCTTATTTTTACCGTCGGTAAAATTTGATAAATCATACCCGCGGtaaaatttggtaaatcatCAAACGGAACATACTTTCGGATACGTTTATcttaccccaaaaaaaaaaaaagttggtaaTGCCATTTCCATTTCTTCAAACGATTAGAGCTGGTATTTTGGGAGGCGTGTTTCAATAGTTGACAGTTCTACGCAAGAAACGTTTAATGGACAGGTAAGATGTGAACAATCAAAATTCCAAACTGCCAGAATCGCAAGCATTCCCTATACAGCAGTCGGCCGGCAGCAAACTATGTCAATCCACAGTACATAGAGCGTTCAACAGCATGAATGGAAGGCAAATGCAACCAACCACAGCTACCACCACACTCGCACAAAATTTACGCACCAACCGATCAACACGAATAGCACAACCAGAGCAAACGAcacggacaaaaaaaaaacaggttaCAGCGCTAGCTAGAGCCCTGATGAGGCCATCGATCAAGTGAGACCTATCTCAAGCTCTCGTGCAATCTGGATGGCGTACTGGCAGCTGTGGTGGTGTTGCCCTCGTCGCCCGACTCCGTCACCGGCTTCGCATATGTTCTTGTTCTGTCCAGTGGGCTCGCCCGCGGAGTCCGACGATCCTGCAGTGTGGACAGGCAAAAGACAGGTGAATTTTAAGGTGTCAAGAATACTGCTCTGTTTCAGGCATGAAGTCCAAGTTTCTGAATCTTCTGATGGCATGTAAAACGACAGAATACAGGTTGACATAGAACAGTAGAAACATGCTAATTTTGTTCAGAATAAATAATTCATTGGCATCTTTGTGAACTACTAAATAATATGCAGGTCGTGCTGATTGTACCAACTAGGGGAATAAATTAGTTAATCAAGAGCAATAGTAATCAAGTCTGACGTGGTGATCTCGAGGCCATTAATACTCTTTTTCGGGATGACAGTGTAATTAACATCTCGTAGAGAAGTTCAGAGCACAGTCAGGTAACATGGCAGTAACATAATTTGATCTCGACAAGGCTGCAAAGAACAGTCGACCGAGGGTCAGACATGGAGCTTGCAATCAGAGCCAACAGTGTCCTATTTTAATCCTGATACCCCTGCCTTGTCCATTTCTTAAAACTGAAATGCAGACGCGCCACCATTTTAATGTCAGCAAACATTTGCATAGATTAGATTAATCGAGCAAATATTTTAGCATCTTATCACGGTAACCCGACAATTGCGTGGATTCCATCTTATGTAACTTGGGATTAGTTACCATGCACATATAGTATGATCTGAAGAGCAAATGAGCAAATATGATTGACTTCAGAGAGATGCAAAGAACAAGAAGGCTCACTTCTCGGTATGGGAAGTCATCGACTTCGAGCATATGGATGACATGCCCCATCTTTGGCCGCTTCTGCGAGTCGGGATCCACACACCTCAGAGCAACCAAGAGAGCCTTCTTCAGTGCCTTGGAGGTAGGCTTCTCTGGCAATTTTGGGTCCAGAACAGCttcatagtcccggttgctCACCATATTCTTGAGCCACTCTACTAGGTTAACCTGAAATGCACCCACAGAAATTAAGGCCAAGAAGCACATTGTACACACAACATAAGCTTGTTTCAGTATTCAACCAGATGAAGAGCCAACCTCTCCTGGAGCCCTTGCGTAATCGACCGGGCTTCGACCGGAGATGATTTCCATTATCAGGATCCCGAAGCTGTACACATCGCTTCTCTCATTCAGCATCCCGGTGCTCGCGTACTCCGGTGCTACATAACTGCAAATGCAGAATCGATGGCCAGAGAGACCTTAGTGTTCAGTGCTCACATCTTACATTTCACCGGGCTCGACACAATTGAGAACCTCACATCCATCTTACCCAAATGTTCCCATGACTCTCGTGGTAACATAGTTGTTGTCTGAACCGAGGAGCTTGGCGAGGCCAAAGTCCGAGACCTTGGGGTTCCATCTCTTGTCCAGCAGTATGTTGCTCGACTTGATGTCCCGGTGCACCACCTTCGGCTCCAGCCCCTCGTGCAAATATGTGATCCTGAACCATGTCAACCCCCAAAATTGAGATATATCACacaatttcacaaaaaaaaaaacaatcaaaagCTGCAAATTAAGAAGATGCATCAATGCATGACGAGAAAATCGGAAGCATTGATGATAGTTCACCCACCCTTTCGCTGTCCCAAGCACGATGTTCATCCTGATGTCCCAAGACAGAGGGCTAACCGGTCCAACGTCGCCATGAAGCCACTGCTCCAAGTTGCCATTGTCCACGTACTCATACACAAGTATCCTGAGATCACAGGCAAGAAATGGTAGGATCGGAGTAGGTAGGTAGGAATGATCTGGTAAGAGAACAgccaaaaaaaggaaagaaaaaaaagaaggcggCGATTTGGCAATTGCGTGGTGTGTGTAGTGTACCGGTGAGCTCCCTCCGCGCAGTAGCCGAGCAACCTGACGAGATTCTTGTGGCGGACGCGGCCGAttgcctccacctccaccttgaACTCCCTCTCCGCCTGACCCCTgccgcgagcagcagcagcagcaacaacaaagtGTGTGAGATGTTTTTGTCAGCAACGGACGGGGCCAAAATAATGGCAATGGCACATGGCGAGAAAAGATGCGATCTCTGCGGCGCGCACCTGTTGTTGAGGAGATTCTTGACGGCGACCTCGCAGCCGTCGGCGAGGACGCCGCGGTAGACGATGCCGTAGCCGCCCTCGCCGACGACATGCTCGGgtgcgaaggcggcggtggcctcCTCCAGCTCACGGAGCGTGTACCAGTGGCCCCACCCGAGGTGCGACACCTCgggccccacccccacccccaccgccgcctgcgccgacgccgccaggTCGGACGCCACCGGGCCCACCTCACCGTCGGCGTACGCCACCATGCGGCGGCCCTTGCCGGCCTCGATGTGCACGCGCTGCGACCCGTACACGGTGGAGCCACCCAGCGAGTCACCGTcgaccaccgcgccgccgacgccgccgccttccttgaGGAACGTGGCGCCGGCCTCGAGGTAGTGGCGGAGGGAGCCGACGTGGACGGCCACCTCCTGGATCTCCTTCGACACGGGCGGGATGGTGGCCGGCGACAGCGGCACCGCCGCgccccccggcgccgccgccgccgccgcggcggaggacgcCCGCTTCGCGGCCGGCTTCCGCCGCCGGGCCTGCGCGAGGTGGAACGAGATGACTGCGAGGAGCAGCAGGAACGCGGCCCCCACCGCGATGCCGACGAGCACCCACAGCCGCAGCCCCagcaccgccgtcctcctcgacaGCTCGTTCCtcagcaccggcggcgccctcgccgccgccggcggcggcgacattgCCGCTCCCGCACTCGCACACCTCCTCActctagctactagctagctaccacTGCATGGTAGTACTGCCACGAGCAGCTCacactgcagcagcagcagccgcggcATATAGTGGGTGGAGTGACCGACCGACTGCGCGAGTGAAGGCTGGGGGGTGGCTTCTTCTGTGGGCCCACGAGTCAGTGGGGTTGTCCGTTTCTGTGCGCGTGGGCCCGGCCGGTACGTGGCAGGGTGAAGCAAAGCCTGGGTTAAACTGAcactggagggagtaattaagatGGGAGCTAGACTttccatgattaattactctcCCTAGTCTCCCACTGTTGCAGTACTAAATTCCATTTGATCCACCTACCACAAAAGTCAAAACGGGGTGGGGTGGTCACATACTATGAGTATGaggttactccctccgtttcatacaCATTACTCCCCCTGtcttataattataattataagggattttaagttttttatattatttgatcactcgttttattaaaaaaattatataaatataaaaaacaaaaagttgtgcttaaagtactttggataataaagtaagtcaaaaaaaataataattccaattttttttgaataagacgaatgatcaaacagtgcaagcaaaaactcaaaatcaatctCTAGGGAGCAATGTGGAGCATGTTATGGAGCTTCTAACACCTACAACATCTCGCAAAATCAGAAACTCCTTCAAACAACTTTTCATCTAGATTCTGAGAAACTTCATAATACAGTAATCTAGAGTATGTTTAAAGAGCTTGTAACAACTACAATTTCTCCCAAAATCAGAAACTTCTTTAAACAGTACAATTTATCTGAAAGATTATGAGAAGATGTAATTgtaaaatctagaaaatgaatTAGTAGTCAGAAACTGAAAAACTTAGCTTTTTCATATTCTCAAAAGTTATTTATAATCAGCAgtttctcagaattttaaaCTCTTCCAAACAGATCCATAGTATTGGATGTGATACAGCGTAACACCGTCAGTTTTACTAATActatgcatcatgcatgtacaTCCTTACTGCATGGAAGATCTAGCCTGGTGGTGGAAGCCCTTCTCTCTTAGCCGTGACATGTAGAATGACATCTCAGTGCTAATGAAAGTGGCGCTAAGGTGTTATACCTCAGTGCCAACTATGATGTTACAAGAAaacgatttatttttaaaattagttTGTGACACGGtttaatattaaaataagtatttttttttaaaaaggatcgAATTGTCAAAATTGCGGCAGTATTTACGTCGGGGATAAAAATTCCACGATACTGTGCCGGGTGTACACCTTCTGCTCGCCTTTTCGGGTGGGCACGAACAGTGCACGAGTGCGACGCATGAAAAGTTTGGGAGGTCTCTCGTGTGCGTCCAGATTGATCTGGACCGTCCATCGGTCGATCGGATGGATGGCATTGTCTGAAGGGACGATCGGGGATCGGGTGATCTCTTTTGGTAACAGCGAATGGCAGGGGAAACTCTGGGCTCTGGGTCTGGCCCTGGCTAGGATCTCAGACTACGACAAGTTCACGAGGAAAACGGTGAAATTTCCCTGTAGTTCTTTTACACATCGAGAGTTCTAGGAGGTAATCCCTCAGTCAAATATAAGCGATTTTAGTTTGATTTTAGTTTGATACGACGTATATAGTACGATAAATTTAAACGTAAAATCTGTCCAAATTCATTAGAATACACCACACCTAActaaatcccttatatttagcgACGGATGAGTATTGGTACTACAATGTGGGAAACTATCAAGTTTGATTTTTTATGccaaatttttttctaaatttaaaaatatttatttgaaaaatatataaatgtcaTGTATAAATTTATCTTGAATATGATagtccctctgtcccaaaattgTGCCAATTCAAGTAAAAATATACTCATGATTAAACCTAAGAGTAAAATATTACTCAGGGTGATGTGAATAAATATCATACATCTATTTACATATCCTGTGATAGTTTACATATTTACACTATATATGAAGTTTGCACTATTCATCGTCTCACCAACACAGTCGGTAGTATTCAGGGCTAGAATTGAGTGGCAGAAACTCCATCTGATTATATCCGATAGCAATGGTTGTTCTTAGCCTCCTTATAGACCTGGCAATATGGTAAATATATGAGTAATTTTATAATCTTTGAGGTACCAAtgtttctattgtaaattttagTACCTCTTAGTACCAGAGGTATTGGGAGGTACCatattttacactagaaaatatgaCAACTCATGGTACCTctcaaaaactataaaatcactctaagtatgtactccctccatgcATTTTTATCTACAAATATAAACAAATATTTATCATTCGTAGCTAGAAGGTTGTATCAGCTCCATCTtttggcttatgcttatgcttataagccaaaatttaaattttcaaccttaaatttgaagttaaatttgaggttttttcatcgtagtttatttttcagcctttgcttttaaatcgctatgaatacgtatataaaagttttattatgATATTTCACTTATTCCGTCAATAAGCAAAACGATGGAGtcatatattttaggacgaatgaAGTATATAACACAATTACCATTTCTTGACAGTGTGGCACATAGTTTTTATACTTGCTATGGTGtgagctacttcctccgtttcaaaatgtttgacaacgatgattttttaacacatgtttgaccattcgtcttattaaaaaaattgtgaaatatgtaaaactatatgtgtac
This window encodes:
- the LOC4338900 gene encoding probable serine/threonine-protein kinase At1g01540 produces the protein MSPPPAAARAPPVLRNELSRRTAVLGLRLWVLVGIAVGAAFLLLLAVISFHLAQARRRKPAAKRASSAAAAAAAPGGAAVPLSPATIPPVSKEIQEVAVHVGSLRHYLEAGATFLKEGGGVGGAVVDGDSLGGSTVYGSQRVHIEAGKGRRMVAYADGEVGPVASDLAASAQAAVGVGVGPEVSHLGWGHWYTLRELEEATAAFAPEHVVGEGGYGIVYRGVLADGCEVAVKNLLNNRGQAEREFKVEVEAIGRVRHKNLVRLLGYCAEGAHRILVYEYVDNGNLEQWLHGDVGPVSPLSWDIRMNIVLGTAKGITYLHEGLEPKVVHRDIKSSNILLDKRWNPKVSDFGLAKLLGSDNNYVTTRVMGTFGYVAPEYASTGMLNERSDVYSFGILIMEIISGRSPVDYARAPGEVNLVEWLKNMVSNRDYEAVLDPKLPEKPTSKALKKALLVALRCVDPDSQKRPKMGHVIHMLEVDDFPYREDRRTPRASPLDRTRTYAKPVTESGDEGNTTTAASTPSRLHESLR